One Bacillus sp. FJAT-45350 genomic window carries:
- a CDS encoding LysR family transcriptional regulator, with protein sequence MELRQIQYFIEVAKREHVTEAADAMHVAQSAVSRQIFNLESELGVNLFIREGRNVRLTPIGRIFLKHMRDAMQVIDNGKREIEEFLDPERGTIRIGFPSSMANYILPTAISTFRELYPDVKFKLSQGSYHYLIEEVIRGEIDMAIIGPVPTEVKKIKGDALFLESIVALIPTNHPLAKKSSLKLSQLENDSFVLFPNGFVLRDIVVDACKQQGFEPEVSFEGEDMDSVKGLVSAGLGVALIPEITLVDNVPRSTVKLPISEPEVTRTVGVIISSERQLLPTEKLFYEFLKGFFNELALLGK encoded by the coding sequence ATGGAATTGAGACAAATCCAATACTTTATTGAGGTTGCTAAGCGAGAACACGTAACTGAGGCTGCGGATGCCATGCATGTTGCCCAATCGGCAGTCAGTCGTCAAATCTTTAATTTAGAGTCTGAGTTAGGTGTGAACTTATTTATTCGAGAAGGTAGGAATGTGAGACTAACTCCTATTGGAAGGATATTTTTAAAGCATATGCGTGACGCGATGCAAGTAATTGATAATGGAAAAAGAGAGATTGAAGAGTTTCTAGACCCAGAGCGGGGTACCATTCGAATCGGCTTCCCTAGTAGTATGGCAAATTATATTTTACCAACAGCTATCTCAACTTTTCGAGAATTGTATCCAGATGTTAAGTTTAAATTGAGCCAAGGTTCTTATCATTACCTAATTGAGGAAGTTATTAGGGGAGAGATTGATATGGCAATCATCGGTCCTGTACCTACTGAAGTAAAGAAAATAAAAGGTGATGCGTTGTTCTTAGAAAGCATTGTAGCACTCATTCCTACTAATCATCCACTTGCTAAAAAGTCTTCATTAAAACTAAGTCAACTAGAAAATGATTCATTTGTACTTTTTCCGAATGGGTTTGTATTACGGGATATTGTTGTTGATGCATGTAAGCAACAGGGCTTTGAACCTGAAGTGTCATTTGAGGGAGAAGATATGGATTCTGTAAAGGGCCTTGTATCAGCAGGACTAGGCGTGGCACTCATTCCAGAAATTACGTTAGTTGATAATGTTCCACGATCAACTGTTAAACTTCCAATTAGTGAACCTGAAGTGACAAGAACCGTTGGGGTGATTATTTCTAGTGAACGACAGCTACTTCCAACTGAAAAATTGTTTTATGAATTTCTGAAAGGCTTTTTTAATGAGCTAGCTTTATTAGGAAAGTAG
- a CDS encoding GDSL-type esterase/lipase family protein produces MQTKTSKLSFLITIVMLLLLILPSNTLGENKEISYVALGDSLAAGMTPLRDSNGLPQFDKGYPEFIQLLVQTETNVNLRNFAVAGYTSSHILEDIQNDGREFFTFQGVDLPVHTTGLRSHIENANIITLNGGANDLFQYLQVKDGEVNVDFINLQQAIPKVKQNMHDIISEIKTLNPEANIYIMGYYNSFPYIDEQFRNLILSILDNLNESLYQLTETSDSIHFIPTADVIASNHQTYLPNPNDVHLSLLGYEAIANEFMKEILNVSKIAWEIWTEEQKDIAIDKAWTITFNQPIKRETVSSKTLYVLDDKGKQVSTLYKFSDDNKEVTVFPVGIYENGKTYSLHILTGIKDMNGNTLSKNVNMPFTTKEFIEVKTETVEYEEHRITFSLSIDKEQIHAGESVTAIARVKNNSNEEVTYYGVSGCDYGLNLSIPTGSKFFLPGSQLHFEERLECTANVPIYTLDPNEEIVVRDTFYPSLYQWEPLNEPVPTGTYQVTATFKIGSGDSSNIELLPTVSLPIHVRNQ; encoded by the coding sequence GTGCAAACTAAAACTAGTAAACTTTCATTTTTAATAACTATTGTCATGCTTTTATTACTCATCTTACCATCGAATACTCTAGGAGAAAATAAGGAGATATCCTATGTAGCCTTAGGTGACTCTTTAGCAGCTGGTATGACACCTTTAAGAGATAGTAATGGATTACCGCAATTTGATAAAGGTTATCCGGAGTTCATTCAGCTCCTAGTACAAACTGAAACGAACGTTAATCTACGTAATTTCGCTGTGGCTGGGTATACGTCTAGCCATATACTTGAGGACATTCAAAATGATGGAAGAGAGTTCTTTACTTTTCAAGGAGTCGATTTGCCAGTTCATACGACTGGCCTTCGATCCCATATTGAAAATGCAAATATAATTACGTTAAATGGCGGAGCAAACGATTTGTTTCAATATTTACAAGTAAAAGACGGTGAAGTAAACGTTGATTTTATCAATCTTCAACAGGCCATACCTAAAGTAAAACAAAACATGCATGATATAATTTCTGAAATTAAAACATTAAACCCAGAAGCTAATATCTATATTATGGGCTACTATAATTCTTTTCCTTATATTGATGAACAGTTTAGAAATCTAATCCTTTCTATACTAGATAATTTAAATGAATCATTATATCAACTTACTGAAACAAGTGATTCAATTCATTTTATCCCAACAGCTGACGTAATAGCTTCTAACCATCAAACATATCTACCTAATCCTAATGATGTCCATCTAAGTCTGTTAGGATATGAAGCCATTGCAAATGAGTTTATGAAAGAAATTTTAAATGTTAGTAAGATAGCTTGGGAGATTTGGACTGAGGAACAGAAGGATATTGCCATTGATAAAGCGTGGACAATAACCTTTAACCAACCAATCAAGAGAGAAACAGTATCATCTAAAACACTTTATGTCCTTGACGACAAAGGGAAACAGGTAAGTACACTCTATAAATTTTCTGACGATAATAAAGAAGTAACTGTGTTTCCAGTTGGAATATATGAAAATGGGAAAACGTATAGCTTGCATATTCTTACTGGAATAAAAGACATGAACGGAAACACCTTAAGTAAAAACGTCAACATGCCATTTACAACGAAAGAATTTATTGAAGTAAAAACAGAAACGGTTGAATACGAGGAACACAGAATTACTTTTAGTTTAAGCATTGATAAAGAACAAATACATGCTGGTGAAAGTGTTACAGCTATTGCTCGCGTTAAAAACAATTCGAACGAAGAAGTTACATATTATGGCGTTAGTGGTTGTGATTACGGCCTTAATTTGAGCATACCTACAGGATCAAAATTTTTCTTACCAGGAAGTCAATTACACTTTGAAGAACGCCTTGAATGTACAGCAAATGTTCCAATTTATACACTTGACCCAAATGAAGAGATTGTAGTTAGGGATACATTTTATCCAAGCCTATACCAATGGGAACCTTTAAATGAACCAGTGCCTACTGGTACGTACCAAGTAACAGCTACATTTAAAATCGGAAGCGGAGACAGTAGCAATATAGAGCTATTACCAACTGTGTCACTTCCAATTCATGTACGTAATCAATAA
- a CDS encoding glutamine--tRNA ligase/YqeY domain fusion protein, whose amino-acid sequence MENKNTSSNFIKNIVNEDLKTDQYNEIVTRFPPEPNGYLHIGHAKSIVLNFELADEYNGKTNLRFDDTNPLKEDEEYVNSIKEDVEWLGYTWENLCFASNYFDEMYERAVLLIKKGLAYVEDLSQEEIREYRGTLTEPGKESPSRSRTVEENLTLFEKMKNGDFQNGEKVLRAKIDMASPNINLRDPVIYRISHTTHHNTGDKWCLYPMYAFAHPLEDAIEGVTHSICTLEFEDQRPFYDWVVEQCEMEAKPKQIEFARLNLTNTVMSKRKLKLLVDENVVDGWDDPRMPTISGLRRKGYTPESIRNFCREIGVARAYSTVDVQMLEHFIREDLKMKAPRTMAVLKPLKVVITNYPEGQVEMLDAEINPENPEMGTRKIPFSREIYIEQEDFMEDPPKKYFRLFPGNEVRLKHAYFIKCEEVVKDEEGNVVELRCTYDPETKSGTGFTGRKVKGTLHWVEATNAKQAQFNLYEPLIVDEDKDGEAEESNTEKTFLDHINPNSLEKLYGYVEPNMTEAEANDKYQFFRHGYFNVDSKDSTKAQLVFNRIVSLKSSFKL is encoded by the coding sequence ATGGAGAACAAAAATACGTCGTCTAACTTTATAAAAAATATAGTGAACGAAGACTTAAAGACAGACCAGTATAACGAAATCGTAACAAGGTTCCCGCCTGAACCAAATGGTTATTTACATATCGGCCACGCTAAATCAATTGTTTTGAACTTTGAATTAGCGGACGAATATAATGGAAAAACAAACTTACGATTTGATGATACGAACCCACTTAAAGAAGATGAAGAGTACGTTAATTCAATTAAAGAAGACGTAGAATGGCTAGGGTATACATGGGAAAACCTATGCTTTGCTTCGAATTATTTTGATGAAATGTATGAGCGTGCAGTTTTATTAATTAAAAAAGGTTTGGCTTATGTTGAGGATTTATCTCAAGAGGAAATTAGAGAGTATAGAGGAACATTAACAGAGCCTGGTAAAGAAAGTCCATCTCGATCTCGTACGGTAGAAGAAAACCTTACTTTATTTGAAAAAATGAAAAATGGTGATTTTCAGAACGGTGAAAAGGTATTACGAGCAAAAATCGACATGGCATCACCAAATATTAACTTACGTGATCCTGTAATATACCGCATTTCACATACGACACACCATAACACAGGTGATAAGTGGTGTCTTTATCCAATGTATGCTTTTGCACATCCTCTTGAAGACGCTATCGAGGGCGTAACACATTCAATTTGTACGTTAGAATTTGAGGATCAACGACCATTTTATGATTGGGTTGTTGAACAATGTGAAATGGAAGCGAAACCTAAGCAAATAGAGTTTGCTCGCTTGAACTTGACGAATACGGTTATGAGTAAGCGTAAGCTAAAGCTCTTAGTTGATGAGAATGTAGTTGATGGGTGGGATGACCCACGCATGCCAACGATTTCTGGTTTACGAAGAAAAGGGTATACACCAGAGTCGATTCGTAACTTCTGTCGCGAGATCGGTGTAGCTCGTGCCTATAGTACCGTTGATGTTCAAATGCTAGAGCATTTTATTAGAGAAGACTTGAAGATGAAGGCGCCACGTACAATGGCAGTTCTTAAGCCATTAAAGGTCGTTATTACAAACTATCCTGAAGGTCAAGTTGAAATGCTGGATGCTGAAATTAATCCAGAAAATCCGGAAATGGGTACAAGGAAAATCCCATTTTCTCGTGAAATTTATATAGAGCAAGAGGACTTCATGGAAGACCCACCGAAAAAGTATTTCCGTCTATTCCCAGGAAATGAAGTACGCCTAAAGCATGCATATTTTATTAAGTGTGAAGAAGTAGTCAAAGATGAAGAAGGCAATGTAGTTGAGCTACGTTGCACGTATGATCCTGAGACGAAAAGTGGAACTGGCTTTACTGGACGTAAGGTAAAAGGTACACTTCACTGGGTTGAAGCAACTAATGCGAAACAAGCACAATTCAATCTATATGAGCCTTTAATTGTTGATGAGGATAAGGACGGCGAAGCAGAAGAAAGTAATACTGAAAAAACGTTCCTTGACCATATCAACCCGAATTCATTGGAGAAGCTTTATGGCTATGTAGAACCGAATATGACTGAAGCAGAGGCAAATGATAAGTATCAATTCTTTAGACATGGGTACTTTAATGTTGATTCAAAGGACTCAACAAAAGCACAACTTGTGTTTAACAGAATTGTATCGCTAAAGAGTTCATTTAAATTATAG
- a CDS encoding class I SAM-dependent rRNA methyltransferase: protein MEIQLKLNAKFSKKYKSGYPLIAKEAIINLDELKKEGEIFRLVDEKNQFIGKGYYGKQNKGFGWIVTRKEKEVIDQSFFEKRIKSAFDYRSDLYQDPDTTAFRVFNGEGDGIGGLTIDFFDGYYLINWYSEGVYQFKDDVITSIKNVAEFKGIYQKKRFSTDGQYIEEDDFVVGERGEFPLIVKENGVNFAVYLNEGAMVGVFLDQREVRKTIRDKYAKGKNVLNTFSYTGAFSVFAALGGATKTTSVDLANRSLTKTIEQFSVNGIDYEAQDIIVEDVFHYFKYAGKKQLKFDMVILDPPSFARSKKFKFSARNDYKNLLKETIAITEDDGIIVASTNCSTFDMTKFKGFIDTAFVEMKGKYKILEEFSLPDDFKTIKEFREGNYLKVVFIKKIK from the coding sequence ATGGAAATTCAATTAAAACTAAATGCAAAGTTCAGTAAGAAATATAAAAGTGGATATCCACTAATTGCTAAAGAAGCTATCATTAATTTAGATGAACTAAAGAAAGAGGGAGAGATTTTTCGCCTTGTAGATGAGAAAAATCAATTCATAGGAAAAGGCTATTACGGCAAACAAAACAAGGGTTTTGGGTGGATTGTGACACGTAAGGAAAAGGAAGTAATCGACCAATCATTCTTTGAAAAAAGGATAAAGTCTGCCTTCGACTATAGAAGTGATTTATATCAGGATCCAGATACGACAGCCTTTCGTGTCTTTAACGGAGAAGGTGATGGTATAGGAGGCTTGACGATAGATTTCTTCGATGGTTATTACCTTATTAACTGGTATAGTGAGGGAGTTTATCAGTTTAAAGACGATGTCATTACTTCGATAAAAAATGTAGCAGAATTTAAAGGGATTTATCAAAAAAAGAGATTCTCTACAGATGGTCAATACATAGAAGAGGATGACTTTGTTGTCGGCGAAAGAGGAGAGTTCCCCCTTATTGTGAAAGAAAATGGTGTTAACTTTGCTGTGTATCTAAATGAAGGGGCAATGGTTGGTGTTTTTTTAGACCAAAGAGAAGTAAGAAAAACAATAAGAGACAAATATGCTAAAGGAAAAAATGTCTTAAATACATTTTCCTATACAGGTGCATTTTCTGTTTTTGCAGCTCTTGGTGGGGCAACGAAAACAACAAGTGTAGATTTAGCTAATCGAAGTCTGACAAAGACAATTGAACAGTTTAGTGTAAATGGCATAGATTACGAAGCGCAAGACATCATCGTTGAGGATGTGTTTCATTACTTTAAATATGCTGGAAAGAAGCAGCTAAAGTTTGATATGGTCATTCTTGATCCACCGAGCTTTGCAAGGTCTAAAAAGTTTAAGTTTAGTGCGAGAAATGATTACAAAAACTTACTAAAAGAAACGATTGCGATAACAGAGGATGATGGGATTATTGTAGCTTCTACAAATTGCAGTACATTTGACATGACGAAGTTCAAAGGATTTATTGATACGGCCTTTGTAGAAATGAAAGGTAAATATAAGATTCTTGAAGAGTTTTCTCTTCCAGACGATTTTAAAACTATCAAAGAATTTAGAGAAGGAAATTACCTTAAAGTCGTCTTTATAAAAAAAATAAAATAG
- a CDS encoding fatty acid desaturase family protein — translation MKDLHSFGWYAAKLQPDLPKEVFEPVPARLLGGLAYLIVVVAGILTIGLVDLNIWLKLLISAVLGFSFSGLGFLGHEILHGSVVKTPWLRNFLGGIAFFPLSTGPRLWRKWHNVEHHVHTQNEHKDPDAWPTIQRFLKMPLIVRLAYKLPMSVRSFVSFSLLTVSFSLHSMRMFGRYVRSFKPSKRPMVWFQMLFPWAVWISLLGWMGFSNWLFAFVIPLFIGNAIVMAYIATNHRLNPIVDVNDPLANCLSVTVPKWLDVLHFNFSYHTEHHLFPAMNPKHYPMVKAHILKKWPERYFEMPFGKALIALWKTPRLYQDKTELVDPTPGNVYDTLGNGFDQKNIKPRKSISTDEIALGKSVVTERK, via the coding sequence ATGAAAGATTTACACTCGTTTGGTTGGTATGCTGCTAAGTTACAGCCCGATTTACCAAAAGAAGTATTTGAGCCCGTTCCAGCCCGTCTATTAGGTGGACTTGCTTACCTTATTGTTGTTGTTGCAGGTATTTTGACTATAGGTTTGGTTGATTTAAATATTTGGTTAAAACTTCTAATCTCTGCAGTTTTAGGCTTTAGCTTTTCAGGATTAGGATTTTTAGGTCATGAGATATTACATGGTAGTGTTGTAAAAACTCCCTGGTTACGAAACTTTTTAGGGGGGATTGCATTCTTCCCATTAAGCACAGGACCTAGATTATGGAGAAAGTGGCATAACGTTGAGCATCATGTACACACTCAAAATGAACATAAAGATCCCGATGCTTGGCCAACGATACAACGCTTCCTAAAAATGCCGTTAATTGTTCGACTTGCATATAAACTTCCGATGTCAGTACGCTCATTTGTAAGCTTTAGTTTGCTTACAGTATCATTTTCACTACACTCGATGAGAATGTTTGGTCGTTATGTACGTTCGTTTAAACCTAGTAAGCGTCCAATGGTTTGGTTTCAAATGCTGTTTCCATGGGCGGTATGGATTAGCTTGTTAGGATGGATGGGCTTTTCAAATTGGCTTTTTGCTTTCGTTATACCTTTATTTATTGGGAATGCAATCGTAATGGCATATATTGCAACAAACCATCGCTTAAATCCAATAGTGGATGTTAACGATCCATTAGCAAATTGTCTGTCGGTAACGGTTCCCAAATGGTTAGATGTTCTTCATTTTAATTTTTCGTATCACACGGAGCATCATTTGTTTCCGGCGATGAATCCGAAACATTACCCAATGGTTAAAGCTCATATTTTAAAGAAGTGGCCTGAGCGTTACTTTGAGATGCCGTTTGGAAAAGCGTTAATTGCACTTTGGAAAACACCTAGACTGTACCAAGATAAAACAGAGCTAGTAGATCCTACGCCTGGAAATGTGTATGACACATTAGGAAATGGATTTGATCAAAAAAATATAAAACCTCGTAAATCTATTAGTACTGATGAGATCGCACTCGGGAAAAGTGTTGTAACTGAACGGAAATAA
- a CDS encoding cold shock domain-containing protein, whose protein sequence is MIGKVKWFNAEKGFGFIEREDGDDVFVHFSAIQGEGFKSLDEGQGVEFEIVDGDRGPQAANVNRI, encoded by the coding sequence ATGATAGGTAAAGTAAAATGGTTTAATGCAGAAAAAGGGTTCGGGTTTATTGAAAGAGAAGATGGAGACGATGTATTCGTTCATTTCTCAGCAATTCAAGGTGAGGGTTTCAAATCTCTTGATGAAGGTCAAGGCGTTGAATTTGAAATCGTAGACGGAGACCGTGGACCACAAGCTGCAAACGTTAATCGCATCTAA
- a CDS encoding DEAD/DEAH box helicase, producing MATFFDFNLDNKVTRALTEMGFEEATPIQTQTIPTTLAGKDIIGQAQTGTGKTAAFGVPLIEKIDMSKDYIQGIILTPTRELAVQVAEELNKIGQFKGVRALPIYGGQDIGRQIKALKRNPHIIVATPGRLMDHMRRRTIKPQTISMVILDEADEMLNMGFVDDIETILKEIPEERQTLLFSATMPKQIKSLAERFLRDPEMITVKATEITMPNIQQEYVEVPEKQKFDVLCRLLDIHGADLAIVFGRTKRRVDELAEALSKRGYDAEGIHGDLNQAKRDSVIRKFKSKTIEVLVATDVAARGLDISGVTHVFNFDIPQDPESYVHRVGRTGRAGKTGLAITFATPREIGHLKTIERVSKRKIDRKPIPSFAEAIESQQQATVEKIVSTVEGGGLEPYKAMAEHLLEETDSVTLLSAALKLLTKEPDTTPVRLTEEAPLRVKSGGGFKGKGGGKPRGRGGDRNRGGGDKGGFRRSSGGGGGRPSGERRGQQKSKTKKY from the coding sequence TTGGCAACATTTTTTGATTTTAATTTAGACAACAAAGTAACACGTGCATTAACTGAAATGGGATTTGAAGAAGCAACTCCAATTCAAACACAAACGATACCTACAACGCTAGCAGGAAAAGACATAATTGGACAAGCACAGACAGGAACAGGGAAAACTGCTGCATTTGGTGTACCTCTTATCGAAAAAATTGATATGAGTAAAGACTATATTCAAGGGATTATTTTAACACCAACTCGCGAGCTAGCTGTTCAAGTAGCTGAAGAGTTAAATAAAATCGGTCAATTCAAAGGCGTTCGTGCTTTACCGATTTATGGTGGACAAGATATTGGAAGACAAATTAAGGCGTTAAAGAGAAATCCACATATTATTGTTGCTACACCTGGGCGTTTAATGGACCACATGAGAAGACGTACAATTAAGCCACAAACAATTAGCATGGTTATTTTAGATGAAGCTGATGAAATGCTAAATATGGGATTTGTTGATGATATTGAAACGATCCTTAAGGAAATCCCAGAAGAAAGACAAACATTACTATTCTCAGCAACAATGCCTAAGCAAATTAAATCTCTAGCTGAGCGTTTCTTACGTGATCCAGAGATGATTACAGTTAAGGCAACAGAAATTACAATGCCTAATATCCAACAAGAATACGTCGAAGTGCCAGAAAAGCAAAAATTCGATGTTCTATGTAGATTATTAGATATCCACGGAGCTGATTTAGCGATTGTCTTCGGAAGAACGAAGCGAAGAGTAGATGAGCTTGCAGAAGCATTATCAAAACGTGGGTACGATGCTGAAGGTATTCATGGTGATTTAAACCAAGCGAAGCGTGATAGCGTTATTCGTAAATTTAAATCGAAAACAATTGAAGTTTTAGTAGCAACAGATGTTGCAGCTAGAGGATTAGATATTAGTGGGGTTACTCACGTATTTAACTTTGACATTCCTCAAGACCCAGAGAGCTATGTTCACCGTGTAGGTCGTACTGGTCGTGCTGGGAAAACAGGTCTTGCAATTACATTTGCAACACCAAGAGAAATTGGTCATTTAAAAACAATTGAACGAGTTTCGAAACGTAAAATTGATCGTAAGCCAATTCCTAGCTTTGCTGAAGCAATTGAAAGTCAACAACAAGCAACTGTTGAAAAGATTGTAAGCACTGTCGAAGGTGGAGGGTTAGAACCATATAAAGCAATGGCTGAGCACTTACTAGAAGAAACTGATTCAGTAACGTTATTATCTGCTGCATTAAAATTATTAACAAAAGAGCCTGATACAACACCAGTTCGTTTAACGGAGGAAGCTCCTTTACGTGTGAAATCTGGTGGTGGGTTCAAAGGTAAAGGTGGCGGAAAACCAAGAGGTAGAGGTGGAGACCGCAACCGTGGTGGTGGAGATAAAGGTGGATTCCGTCGTTCAAGTGGTGGTGGTGGAGGTCGTCCATCAGGTGAAAGAAGAGGCCAACAAAAAAGTAAAACTAAAAAGTACTAA
- a CDS encoding glutamine synthetase family protein, which yields MSVNTTSKEATLENIKKVIEEKSVELLHIQFVDIEGTLKHVTVTADQIDHVAEGKVMFDGSSIKGFSPINKSDLYLQPDLTTFAVLPWSVEDGYSEARFLCSVKNPDGSDFAGDPRNVLKKTVKRAEDKGYSISIGPELEFFLFETDEDGRPTQKTQDFAGYFEPSPHDNGEKVRLEIYRTLKQMGFTIEASHHEVAEGQHEINFKYADALGAADLATTYKWVVKTVAKRFGLHASFMPKPIAGANGSGMHTNISLFDIEKQENAFYDEGDGRQLSEKAYQFIAGLIDNIENFVAVTNPLVNSYKRLVPGYEAPCYIAWSASNRSALIRIPATRGAGTRVEIRCPDPAANPYLAFAVVAAAGLDGIDRELTAPVEVADDIFSMSVSELKERGIENLPSNLENALNALEEGVIGKETLGDHVYGEYLDLKRSEWDSFRVAVTNWETENYQTKF from the coding sequence ATGTCAGTGAATACTACGTCAAAAGAGGCTACGTTAGAGAATATTAAAAAAGTGATTGAGGAAAAGAGTGTTGAACTACTTCACATTCAGTTTGTTGATATTGAGGGGACATTAAAGCATGTAACTGTTACGGCAGACCAAATTGACCATGTTGCTGAAGGGAAAGTAATGTTTGATGGGTCATCTATTAAAGGCTTTTCTCCAATTAATAAATCTGACCTTTATTTACAACCGGATTTAACGACATTCGCTGTGTTACCTTGGAGTGTAGAGGATGGCTATTCGGAAGCAAGATTTTTATGTAGTGTAAAAAATCCAGATGGCTCTGATTTTGCTGGAGACCCTCGTAATGTGTTAAAAAAAACCGTTAAGAGAGCGGAGGATAAAGGCTACTCAATTAGTATCGGACCGGAGCTAGAATTCTTCCTGTTTGAAACGGATGAAGATGGTCGTCCTACTCAAAAAACTCAAGATTTCGCTGGATATTTTGAGCCATCTCCACATGATAATGGAGAAAAAGTAAGACTAGAAATCTATCGTACTTTGAAACAAATGGGCTTTACAATTGAAGCTTCTCATCACGAGGTAGCTGAAGGGCAGCATGAAATTAACTTTAAATATGCAGATGCATTAGGAGCAGCTGACCTTGCAACTACGTACAAGTGGGTTGTTAAAACAGTAGCGAAAAGATTTGGTTTACATGCTTCATTCATGCCGAAGCCTATTGCTGGGGCTAATGGAAGTGGAATGCATACGAACATTTCTTTATTCGATATTGAAAAACAAGAAAATGCATTTTACGATGAAGGTGATGGTAGACAACTTTCAGAAAAAGCATATCAATTTATTGCTGGATTAATAGATAATATTGAAAATTTTGTTGCTGTAACAAATCCACTAGTAAACTCTTATAAGAGATTAGTACCTGGATATGAGGCGCCTTGCTATATTGCATGGAGTGCATCGAATCGTTCAGCATTAATTCGTATTCCTGCAACAAGAGGAGCTGGAACGCGTGTAGAGATCCGCTGTCCGGACCCGGCGGCAAATCCATATTTAGCATTTGCAGTAGTAGCTGCTGCAGGTTTAGATGGTATCGACCGTGAATTAACAGCACCTGTAGAAGTAGCGGATGACATTTTTAGTATGTCAGTATCTGAATTAAAAGAAAGAGGAATCGAGAACCTACCTTCTAACCTAGAAAATGCCTTAAATGCCCTTGAAGAAGGTGTCATTGGTAAGGAAACATTAGGTGATCATGTATACGGTGAATACCTTGACCTAAAACGTTCAGAATGGGATAGCTTCCGCGTAGCAGTAACAAACTGGGAAACGGAAAACTATCAGACGAAATTTTAA
- a CDS encoding SDR family oxidoreductase produces MSKEQGYPSGQPAQHQNHQPGIESEMNPLPIAEDADYKGSGKLQGKVALITGGDSGIGRAVAIAYAKEGANVAISYLNEHEDANETKRQVEQEGQQCLLIAGDIGDESFCQQAVKQVVQQFSTLTILVNNAAEQHPQQGIEMITAAQLEKTFKTNVFSMFYLTKAALPYLKQGGVIINTSSVTAYKGHEQLIDYSSTKGAITTFTRSLALSLAGDGIRVNGVAPGPIWTPLIPSTFDENQVSTFGTNTPMKRAGQPEELAASYVYLACDDSSYMTGQMLHLNGGEIVNG; encoded by the coding sequence ATGAGTAAAGAGCAAGGGTATCCATCTGGTCAGCCAGCACAGCACCAAAATCATCAGCCTGGTATTGAATCAGAGATGAATCCACTGCCAATCGCAGAGGACGCGGATTACAAAGGAAGCGGAAAACTTCAAGGGAAAGTGGCTTTAATTACTGGTGGCGATAGTGGAATCGGCCGTGCAGTGGCGATTGCTTATGCAAAAGAAGGTGCGAACGTAGCAATCAGTTACTTGAATGAGCATGAAGATGCAAATGAAACAAAGAGACAGGTAGAACAGGAAGGGCAACAATGCTTGTTAATCGCGGGTGATATAGGTGACGAATCCTTTTGTCAGCAGGCAGTAAAGCAAGTCGTACAACAGTTTTCAACACTGACGATTTTAGTGAATAATGCAGCGGAGCAACATCCTCAGCAAGGAATTGAAATGATAACGGCAGCTCAACTTGAAAAAACATTCAAGACGAATGTATTTTCAATGTTTTACTTAACAAAGGCAGCTTTGCCTTATTTGAAGCAAGGAGGAGTAATAATAAATACTTCTTCCGTGACTGCGTACAAAGGTCATGAGCAGTTAATTGACTATTCGTCTACAAAAGGAGCAATTACAACCTTTACACGCTCACTTGCGTTGTCTCTTGCGGGAGATGGAATTCGTGTCAATGGAGTGGCTCCTGGTCCGATTTGGACTCCGTTAATACCTTCAACGTTTGATGAAAATCAAGTGAGTACATTTGGAACGAACACTCCAATGAAACGTGCTGGACAGCCCGAGGAATTAGCAGCTAGTTATGTGTACTTAGCTTGTGATGATTCTTCTTATATGACAGGGCAAATGCTTCATTTGAATGGTGGAGAAATTGTAAACGGATAA
- a CDS encoding DUF5634 family protein — MDFISRETIVAEMNESMQSLLDKYSLDDIGVFEEQGEGDTYYLGYTIRKNGEIYMIHKPFKKNDENQLLIEKQEWIIETDDGDTGGFTNLDEVFATINKGFTH, encoded by the coding sequence ATGGATTTTATATCCCGGGAAACAATTGTGGCGGAAATGAATGAATCTATGCAATCGTTATTAGACAAGTATTCCTTAGATGATATTGGTGTTTTCGAGGAACAAGGAGAAGGGGATACATATTACCTAGGGTACACTATTAGAAAAAATGGTGAGATATATATGATTCATAAACCTTTCAAAAAAAATGATGAAAACCAGTTGCTTATAGAAAAGCAAGAATGGATTATTGAGACGGATGACGGTGACACAGGTGGGTTTACCAACTTAGATGAAGTGTTTGCAACAATAAATAAAGGTTTTACCCATTAA